The Pseudomonas sp. KU26590 genomic sequence ATTCAGGGTCGGTTGCGGCACGCTGAACTGCGGATTGCGGTATTGCTCTTGCCACTGCCGGCGCAGGCCTTTCAGCTCGCCAATGGCGTCGTACATGGCTTCCAGGGCGCTACGCCCCAGGCTTGGGTCCGAGGAGTGACCGCTGCGGCCGAGAATCTCGATGCGCTCCATCATCACGCCCTTGTGCAGGCGGACCGGCTTGAGGCGGGTCGGCTCGCCAATAACCGCCGCGCGGCCCAGCACACCGCCGGCCGCCGCCAACGCCTTGGCACCGGCCATGGAGCTTTCTTCGTCGCAGGTGGCGAGGATGATCAGCGGCTGCTTGAACGGCTGATCGAGCAGCGGCTGCAGCGCTTCGATGGCCAGGGCGAAGAAGCCCTTCATGTCGCAGCTGCCCAGTCCTACCCAATTGCCGTCAACTTCGGTCAGTTTCAGCGGATCGGTCTTCCACAACGCATCGTCGTAAGGAACCGTATCGCTGTGCCCCGCCAGCACCAGCCCGCCGGGACCCGTGCCGAAAGTGGCCAGCAGATTGAACTTGCCCGGGCTCACGTGCTGGATGTCGCAGGCAAAACCCAGATCGCCCAGCCACCCTGCCAGCAGATCAATGACGGCGCGATTGGACTGGTCGAGCGCAGGCTGCGTACAGCTCACAGACGGCGCGGCGATCAGGGCGGCGAACTGGTCTTTCATGGACGGCAACGGCATAGGCGACTCCG encodes the following:
- the argE gene encoding acetylornithine deacetylase encodes the protein MPLPSMKDQFAALIAAPSVSCTQPALDQSNRAVIDLLAGWLGDLGFACDIQHVSPGKFNLLATFGTGPGGLVLAGHSDTVPYDDALWKTDPLKLTEVDGNWVGLGSCDMKGFFALAIEALQPLLDQPFKQPLIILATCDEESSMAGAKALAAAGGVLGRAAVIGEPTRLKPVRLHKGVMMERIEILGRSGHSSDPSLGRSALEAMYDAIGELKGLRRQWQEQYRNPQFSVPQPTLNFGCIHGGDNPNRICGQCSLEFDLRPLPGMDPEVLRAAIRQKLQPVAELHQVQIDYAPLFSEVSPFEESADAELVRIAERLTGHTAEAVAFGTEAPYLQRLGCETIVMGPGDIACAHQPGEYLEMSRLQPTVRLLRQLIEHYCLATP